One segment of uncultured Campylobacter sp. DNA contains the following:
- a CDS encoding AAA family ATPase: protein MSEVITIANQKGGVGKTTTAVNLAASLAIKKKRVLLIDVDPQANATTGLGFNRSDFEFNIYHVLTGRKSMSEVIQKTELEFMDLVPSNIGLVGIEREVSEEKDFKLMLKNKISEVKDRYDFIIIDSPPTLGSITVNALVASDSVIIPIQCEFYALEGVALILNTVKVVKQTLNKNLKIRGFLPTMYSLQNNLAKETVANLREYFDDKLFRIGKSDDLVIIPRNIKLAESPSFGKPVVLYDIKSAGSIAYQDLAKSIMEQKWAR, encoded by the coding sequence ATGAGTGAAGTAATTACGATAGCAAATCAAAAAGGCGGCGTCGGCAAGACGACCACGGCGGTTAATCTCGCTGCGTCGCTAGCGATAAAGAAAAAGCGGGTTCTACTGATCGATGTAGACCCTCAGGCGAACGCTACGACCGGACTTGGCTTTAACCGCAGTGACTTTGAATTTAACATTTATCACGTCCTAACAGGGCGTAAGAGCATGTCCGAAGTGATCCAAAAGACCGAACTTGAGTTTATGGATTTAGTGCCGTCAAATATCGGACTTGTAGGCATCGAGCGCGAAGTAAGTGAAGAGAAAGACTTCAAACTAATGCTAAAAAATAAAATTTCCGAGGTTAAGGATAGATACGATTTCATCATCATCGATTCGCCGCCGACGCTCGGTAGCATTACGGTAAATGCCTTGGTCGCAAGTGATAGCGTCATCATCCCGATTCAGTGCGAATTCTATGCGCTTGAAGGTGTCGCGCTGATCCTAAATACCGTAAAAGTCGTCAAGCAAACGCTCAATAAAAATTTAAAAATTCGCGGATTTTTACCTACGATGTATAGTTTGCAAAACAATCTCGCCAAAGAGACAGTTGCGAATTTACGCGAGTATTTCGACGATAAGCTCTTTCGTATCGGCAAGAGTGATGATCTAGTCATCATCCCGCGCAATATTAAGCTAGCCGAAAGCCCAAGCTTTGGCAAGCCGGTGGTTTTATACGATATAAAATCCGCCGGCTCCATCGCCTATCAAGACCTCGCTAAATCCATAATGGAGCAAAAATGGGCAAGGTAA
- a CDS encoding F0F1 ATP synthase subunit B', giving the protein MLDVSLTAMITTIVVFLALIYFLNIKLYRPLLLHMEKREAIIKEDETNAMKNAQDADADKAEIVRIMDAAKLQAVKIKQEAMDSAKQVAAREIAEKKAAMEEDFNQFLGGLDEQRRSLRNELQAKIPEFKNALSSAVAKV; this is encoded by the coding sequence ATGCTAGACGTAAGTTTGACCGCCATGATAACGACCATCGTCGTATTTTTGGCTTTGATTTACTTCTTAAATATCAAGCTTTATAGACCGTTACTTTTGCATATGGAAAAGCGAGAGGCTATTATTAAAGAAGATGAGACAAATGCGATGAAAAATGCACAGGATGCAGATGCCGATAAAGCAGAGATCGTAAGAATCATGGATGCTGCGAAGTTGCAAGCTGTTAAAATAAAGCAAGAGGCGATGGATAGTGCGAAGCAGGTTGCTGCTAGAGAAATAGCTGAGAAAAAAGCCGCAATGGAGGAGGATTTCAATCAATTCTTAGGCGGTTTGGATGAGCAAAGACGTAGCCTAAGAAATGAGTTGCAAGCCAAAATTCCGGAATTTAAAAATGCTCTAAGCAGCGCTGTGGCTAAAGTATGA
- a CDS encoding F0F1 ATP synthase subunit B: protein MKKYLFLFIIPAFVLASGEHDGVKDYDVLWRSINFILFFGILFYLLKGPAKAAYQGRIDGIASRLEANQKILKESAARKEQAKKDLQDAKVQGAALIETAKKEIVFAAEKIKNATEQEIANLQKSFDEQKSFEARKIKKEVVSEILDDVFASDDIKFGQDKLVKIVEKKVG from the coding sequence ATGAAAAAATATCTATTTTTATTTATAATTCCGGCGTTTGTTTTAGCAAGTGGCGAGCACGATGGAGTCAAAGACTACGACGTGCTGTGGCGAAGTATAAATTTCATTTTGTTTTTCGGAATTTTGTTTTATCTTTTAAAAGGTCCTGCAAAAGCAGCATATCAAGGTAGAATCGACGGCATCGCATCTAGACTTGAGGCTAATCAGAAAATTTTAAAAGAGTCCGCAGCTCGCAAGGAGCAAGCTAAAAAAGATCTGCAAGATGCCAAGGTTCAAGGCGCAGCTTTAATTGAAACTGCTAAAAAAGAGATCGTGTTCGCTGCCGAAAAGATAAAAAATGCGACCGAACAAGAGATTGCGAATTTGCAAAAATCTTTCGATGAGCAAAAGAGCTTTGAGGCGCGCAAGATCAAAAAAGAGGTCGTAAGCGAGATACTGGATGACGTTTTTGCATCGGATGACATCAAATTTGGTCAAGACAAACTGGTTAAAATCGTAGAGAAAAAGGTCGGATGA
- the atpC gene encoding ATP synthase F1 subunit epsilon has protein sequence MKEFLLLDIVTPEGMVFSGEVKSVQLPGITGEMGILPGHASLLTGLKDKSEGGVVEIVDKDGKKQLVLVNDGFLEVTEEKTTILATQAVAIGGNSESAVAKSLQRAKDMLASISSDAANSAAIMARVDEFARQS, from the coding sequence ATGAAAGAATTTTTGCTTTTAGATATCGTTACGCCCGAAGGGATGGTCTTTTCGGGCGAAGTCAAATCCGTCCAACTCCCCGGCATTACTGGCGAAATGGGTATTTTGCCGGGGCATGCGAGCTTGCTAACGGGACTTAAAGACAAAAGTGAAGGTGGCGTCGTCGAGATCGTGGATAAAGACGGCAAAAAGCAGCTTGTTTTGGTAAATGACGGATTTTTGGAAGTTACCGAAGAAAAAACTACTATCCTAGCCACTCAAGCCGTGGCTATCGGAGGCAATAGCGAAAGCGCCGTAGCGAAGTCTTTGCAACGCGCCAAAGATATGCTTGCGTCTATTAGCTCCGATGCGGCAAATTCCGCAGCAATCATGGCTAGAGTCGACGAATTCGCAAGGCAAAGTTAA
- the atpG gene encoding ATP synthase F1 subunit gamma, with amino-acid sequence MANLKDIKLQIKSVRNTEKTTKAMKLVSNVKLKNTKEAAMRSRAYAVKINEVLGEISARVKNYVGNNSGNDEKLRIFDTTREVKVVDLLFITADKGLCGGFNINTIKKIKALIEELKAKKIKVRLRAVGKKGIEYFDFQGVELLERYIGVSSSPSSEKANEIVQAAVKDFNEGKTDEVILVHNGYLNMITQEMRVNTLVPIGEPAISEDALKTSTLEVEVESPEDEETLMLNLIQSYLSYSMYYALIDSLAAEHCSRMNAMENATNNAKERVSQLNLAYNKARQGSITTELIEIISGVESMK; translated from the coding sequence ATGGCAAATTTAAAGGATATAAAGCTACAGATCAAGAGCGTCAGAAATACGGAGAAGACTACCAAAGCTATGAAGCTGGTCTCCAACGTCAAGCTTAAAAATACTAAAGAGGCGGCGATGCGCTCGCGTGCTTATGCGGTGAAGATTAACGAGGTCTTGGGTGAAATTTCTGCGCGCGTTAAAAATTACGTAGGCAATAATTCAGGCAACGACGAAAAACTTAGAATTTTTGATACCACTCGAGAGGTAAAGGTGGTTGATTTGCTGTTTATCACCGCAGATAAAGGGCTTTGCGGCGGTTTTAATATCAACACCATCAAAAAGATCAAAGCTTTGATCGAGGAGCTTAAAGCGAAAAAGATCAAGGTTCGTCTTCGCGCCGTCGGCAAAAAGGGGATAGAGTATTTTGATTTTCAAGGCGTTGAGCTTTTGGAGCGATATATCGGCGTCAGCTCATCTCCATCGTCTGAGAAAGCTAACGAAATCGTCCAAGCCGCAGTTAAGGACTTTAACGAAGGCAAAACCGATGAAGTCATACTCGTCCACAATGGCTATTTGAATATGATTACTCAAGAGATGCGGGTAAATACGTTGGTGCCGATCGGTGAGCCTGCAATTAGTGAGGATGCTTTAAAAACATCTACATTGGAAGTAGAGGTTGAAAGTCCTGAGGATGAAGAAACATTGATGCTAAATTTAATCCAGAGCTATCTTAGCTACAGCATGTATTACGCGCTTATTGACTCTTTGGCGGCGGAGCATTGCTCGAGAATGAATGCGATGGAGAATGCGACAAATAACGCCAAAGAACGCGTATCGCAGTTAAATTTAGCATATAACAAAGCCAGACAAGGCTCTATCACGACCGAGCTTATCGAGATCATAAGCGGCGTCGAATCAATGAAATGA
- a CDS encoding ParB/RepB/Spo0J family partition protein has translation MGKVKRALGRGLGAILDDVESSYNRELESGNADSLVIEIDVDKIEPNPYQPRQSFDEEALRQLSESIARHGLIQPIIVIQKDDSYVLIAGERRLRATKLLGESKIKAVVADIKSQNLRELALIENIQREDLNPIELAKSYKELIGEYRITQEELADIIKKSRTQITNTLRLLNLCSEVQDAISADKISQGHAKIMVGLEKEDQILALNTILGQRLSVRDTETLVKKLKDKTVPKEKKPGAEFQSFKPELLKLKAKLDQFGKISIKERKISIEFSEILQISEFLKKIG, from the coding sequence ATGGGCAAGGTAAAAAGAGCACTCGGTCGCGGGCTCGGTGCGATTTTAGACGACGTAGAAAGCTCCTATAATAGGGAGCTAGAAAGTGGAAATGCAGATAGTTTAGTTATCGAAATCGATGTCGATAAAATCGAGCCAAATCCATATCAACCGCGGCAGAGCTTCGATGAGGAGGCACTTAGGCAGCTGAGCGAAAGCATCGCCCGCCACGGGCTTATCCAGCCTATCATTGTTATTCAAAAAGATGATTCTTACGTCCTTATCGCCGGCGAACGACGCCTAAGAGCGACGAAGCTTTTGGGCGAGAGTAAAATCAAAGCCGTAGTCGCGGACATAAAATCTCAAAATTTAAGAGAGCTTGCCCTCATCGAAAATATCCAGCGCGAGGATCTAAATCCTATCGAGCTTGCTAAGTCCTATAAGGAGCTCATCGGCGAATACAGGATCACGCAAGAGGAGTTAGCCGACATCATCAAAAAGTCCCGCACACAGATTACAAACACGTTAAGGCTTTTAAATTTATGCTCCGAAGTGCAAGACGCCATAAGCGCAGATAAAATTTCGCAAGGGCACGCCAAGATAATGGTTGGACTCGAAAAAGAGGATCAAATTTTAGCGCTAAATACCATTTTAGGACAGCGTCTAAGCGTAAGAGATACTGAAACTTTAGTCAAAAAGCTCAAAGATAAAACCGTTCCAAAAGAGAAAAAGCCTGGTGCGGAATTTCAAAGCTTCAAGCCTGAACTTTTAAAGCTAAAGGCCAAGCTTGATCAATTTGGTAAAATAAGTATCAAAGAGCGTAAAATTTCGATCGAATTTAGCGAAATTTTACAAATTTCCGAGTTTTTAAAGAAAATCGGATGA
- the atpA gene encoding F0F1 ATP synthase subunit alpha encodes MGAKIKADEISSIIKERIENFDLSVDIEETGKVVSVADGVANVYGLKNVMANEMVEFENGARGIALNLEDSSVGIVILGDTSGINEGSSVKRLGKLLRVPVGDALIGRVVNALGEPIDGKGAIETSDTRFVEEKAKGIMARKSVHEPLQTGLKAIDALVPIGRGQRELIIGDRQTGKTTVAVDTIINQKGQDVICIYVAIGQKQSTVAQVVKKLEEYGAMDYTIVVAAGASEAAALQYLAPYSGCTMGEYFRDNSRHALIIYDDLSKHAVAYREMSLILRRPPGREAYPGDVFYLHSRLLERASKLSDALGAGSLTALPIIETQAGDVSAYIPTNVISITDGQIFLESGLFNSGIRPAINVGLSVSRVGGSAQIKAIKKVSGTLRLDLAQYRELQAFAQFASDLDESSRKQLDRGQRMVEILKQPPYSPLPVENQVVIIFAGSRGFLDDVPTSSIGKFEAELYPYIEAKYPEIFEEIRSKKTIEKDLEENLIKALNDFKATFAA; translated from the coding sequence GTGGGTGCGAAAATTAAGGCAGACGAAATCAGCAGCATAATCAAAGAGCGAATCGAAAATTTCGATCTTAGCGTTGATATCGAAGAAACCGGTAAGGTCGTTTCGGTCGCAGACGGCGTTGCTAATGTTTACGGCTTAAAAAACGTAATGGCTAACGAGATGGTCGAATTCGAAAACGGAGCTCGTGGTATCGCGTTAAATTTAGAGGATAGCAGCGTCGGTATCGTTATTTTAGGCGATACTAGCGGCATAAACGAGGGAAGCAGCGTAAAAAGACTGGGTAAGCTTTTGCGCGTTCCGGTAGGTGATGCATTAATCGGTCGCGTGGTAAACGCTCTAGGCGAACCGATCGACGGCAAAGGCGCGATAGAGACCAGCGATACTAGATTTGTCGAAGAAAAGGCTAAAGGCATCATGGCTCGTAAATCCGTTCACGAGCCACTTCAAACCGGCCTTAAGGCGATCGACGCGCTAGTGCCGATCGGCCGCGGACAGCGCGAGCTCATCATCGGCGACCGCCAAACAGGAAAAACCACCGTTGCTGTTGATACCATCATCAATCAAAAGGGCCAAGACGTCATCTGCATATATGTAGCAATCGGTCAGAAACAATCCACCGTCGCACAAGTCGTTAAAAAGCTTGAAGAGTACGGTGCGATGGATTATACGATCGTAGTTGCGGCGGGTGCTAGCGAGGCGGCTGCACTTCAATACTTGGCGCCATATTCGGGCTGCACTATGGGCGAGTATTTCAGAGATAACTCCCGCCACGCGCTTATCATCTACGATGATCTTAGCAAGCACGCGGTTGCTTATCGCGAGATGTCGCTTATCTTGCGCCGTCCACCGGGACGCGAGGCGTATCCTGGCGACGTATTCTACCTGCACTCTCGTTTGCTTGAGCGTGCTAGTAAGCTAAGCGATGCACTCGGTGCAGGTAGCCTAACGGCGCTTCCTATCATCGAGACGCAAGCAGGCGACGTTTCGGCATATATCCCTACAAACGTTATCTCCATCACCGATGGTCAAATTTTCCTAGAATCTGGTCTATTTAACTCAGGAATTCGTCCTGCGATCAACGTAGGTCTTTCGGTTAGCCGCGTCGGCGGTTCCGCGCAGATTAAAGCGATCAAAAAGGTCTCAGGAACCTTGCGCCTAGATCTAGCTCAATACCGTGAGCTTCAGGCGTTTGCGCAGTTTGCGAGCGATTTGGACGAGAGCAGCCGTAAGCAGCTGGATCGCGGACAAAGAATGGTCGAAATTTTAAAACAGCCTCCTTATTCGCCGCTTCCGGTCGAAAATCAAGTGGTCATCATCTTTGCAGGAAGCCGCGGATTTTTAGACGACGTGCCTACGAGCTCAATTGGTAAATTCGAAGCTGAGCTCTATCCGTATATCGAGGCAAAATATCCTGAAATTTTTGAAGAAATTAGAAGTAAAAAGACCATCGAGAAGGATTTGGAAGAAAATTTAATCAAGGCTCTAAATGACTTTAAAGCGACCTTCGCCGCTTAA
- a CDS encoding MotA/TolQ/ExbB proton channel family protein, with amino-acid sequence MLDLILSYFTRSTFITIFVLSWLSIYFIVTFTILISRFVGLSAWQHREAKALESLLMGGRISLSGSIFQKVNTDKISKEALEIYKGKAERDSTSGLTWLSIVASTSPFIGLFGTVVSILHTFSKLGGGNSGIDTIAPAISEALVATGCGIFVAIPAYTFSLLIKRKAYEVMSIINRTADILLFKANTGKAI; translated from the coding sequence ATGCTAGATCTAATTTTAAGTTATTTTACGAGAAGCACGTTTATTACGATATTCGTGCTTTCTTGGTTATCCATTTATTTTATCGTCACTTTTACGATTTTGATCTCCAGATTTGTAGGGCTTAGTGCGTGGCAACACCGCGAAGCAAAGGCACTCGAATCCTTGCTGATGGGCGGTAGGATTTCGCTTTCGGGCTCTATTTTTCAAAAAGTAAATACCGATAAAATTTCAAAAGAAGCCTTGGAAATTTATAAAGGCAAAGCCGAACGCGACTCCACTAGCGGACTTACTTGGCTATCTATCGTCGCCTCTACTTCGCCGTTTATTGGGCTATTCGGTACGGTTGTTAGCATACTTCACACATTTTCCAAGCTTGGCGGCGGAAATTCCGGCATCGACACCATTGCTCCTGCGATCAGCGAGGCGCTGGTTGCCACAGGATGTGGAATTTTTGTAGCGATCCCCGCATACACCTTTAGCTTACTTATAAAACGCAAAGCATACGAAGTTATGAGCATTATAAATCGTACAGCAGATATTTTGCTATTTAAAGCAAACACTGGAAAAGCTATTTAA
- the atpD gene encoding F0F1 ATP synthase subunit beta: MKGIISQVMGPVVDVDFKDYLPKINEAVEVKFEVEGSQRRLILEVAAHLGDNRVRTIAMDMSDGLRRGLEAVALGAPITVPVGEKVLGRIFNVTGDLIDEGEDEKFETRWSIHRDPPSFENQSTKSEIFETGIKVVDLLAPYAKGGKVGLFGGAGVGKTVIIMELIHNVAFKHSGYSVFAGVGERTREGNDLYNEMKESGVLDKVALTYGQMNEPPGARNRIALTGLTMAEYFRDELGLDVLMFIDNIFRFSQSGSEMSALLGRIPSAVGYQPTLASEMGKLQERITSTKKGSITSVQAVYVPADDLTDPAPATVFAHLDATTVLNRAIAEKGIYPAVDPLDSTSRMLDPQIIGEEHYKVARGVQAVLQKYKDLQDIIAILGMDELSEEDKLVVERARKIERYLSQPFFVAEVFTGSPGKYISLEETIAGFKGILEGKYDDLPENAFYMVGNIDEVVAKAEKMKA; encoded by the coding sequence ATGAAAGGAATAATCTCTCAGGTAATGGGTCCGGTAGTCGACGTCGATTTTAAGGACTACTTGCCGAAGATCAATGAAGCCGTCGAGGTAAAATTTGAAGTAGAAGGTAGCCAAAGAAGGCTTATTTTGGAAGTAGCCGCGCACCTTGGAGACAATCGCGTTCGCACGATCGCTATGGATATGAGCGACGGACTGAGGCGAGGACTTGAGGCCGTCGCTTTGGGCGCGCCTATTACGGTGCCGGTGGGCGAGAAGGTCTTGGGTAGAATTTTTAACGTCACGGGCGATCTGATCGACGAGGGCGAGGATGAGAAATTTGAAACCCGCTGGTCCATTCACAGAGATCCGCCTAGCTTTGAAAATCAAAGCACGAAGAGCGAAATTTTTGAAACCGGCATTAAGGTAGTCGATCTGCTCGCCCCTTACGCAAAGGGCGGTAAGGTAGGACTATTCGGCGGTGCTGGCGTCGGTAAGACCGTTATCATCATGGAGCTGATTCACAACGTCGCTTTCAAACACAGCGGTTACTCCGTATTTGCTGGCGTCGGCGAGCGAACGAGAGAGGGAAATGACCTTTATAACGAGATGAAAGAATCGGGCGTTTTGGATAAAGTCGCCTTGACCTATGGTCAGATGAATGAGCCGCCGGGTGCGAGAAACCGTATCGCGCTAACCGGTCTTACGATGGCCGAGTATTTCCGCGACGAGCTTGGGCTTGACGTTTTGATGTTTATTGACAATATCTTCCGCTTCTCGCAGTCGGGTTCGGAGATGTCCGCGCTTTTAGGAAGAATTCCATCTGCGGTCGGCTATCAGCCTACACTTGCTAGCGAAATGGGTAAACTGCAAGAGCGAATTACTTCTACTAAAAAGGGCTCCATCACCTCCGTTCAGGCCGTTTACGTGCCCGCGGACGACCTTACCGACCCTGCGCCTGCGACCGTTTTTGCGCACCTTGATGCGACGACCGTTTTAAACAGAGCGATTGCCGAAAAAGGAATTTATCCTGCCGTTGACCCACTTGATTCGACCTCAAGAATGCTTGATCCGCAAATCATCGGTGAGGAGCATTACAAGGTCGCTCGCGGCGTTCAAGCGGTACTTCAAAAATATAAAGACTTGCAAGATATCATCGCGATTTTGGGTATGGATGAGCTTAGCGAAGAGGACAAGCTCGTAGTCGAGCGCGCTAGAAAGATCGAGCGCTATCTATCTCAGCCGTTTTTCGTAGCCGAGGTATTTACCGGAAGTCCGGGCAAATATATTTCGCTAGAGGAAACTATCGCCGGCTTTAAGGGAATTTTAGAGGGCAAATACGACGATCTGCCGGAGAATGCCTTTTATATGGTGGGAAATATCGACGAGGTAGTGGCAAAAGCTGAAAAGATGAAAGCATAG
- a CDS encoding F0F1 ATP synthase subunit delta, which translates to MINNTSKRYVNALILSYKKDELGSVLQTLESVASAFRIPKFQDIVKSPTLKEESKVELIASFIKNPSEKIVNFIKLLAKNRRIALIPQIVEELRKNIAALDNKYLGKIYSATEIDAAKIKELETKISKKFNADITLQPVKSELEGIKIEVEDLGFEISFSVDRLKQKMSEYILKAI; encoded by the coding sequence ATGATAAATAACACCTCAAAAAGATATGTAAACGCCCTAATACTGAGCTATAAAAAAGATGAACTAGGCTCTGTTTTGCAGACGCTCGAGAGCGTCGCGAGCGCATTTAGAATTCCAAAATTCCAAGATATTGTAAAATCTCCGACGCTAAAAGAGGAATCCAAAGTGGAACTTATTGCGTCGTTTATAAAAAATCCAAGCGAAAAAATCGTAAATTTTATTAAACTTCTAGCTAAAAATAGACGTATTGCGCTAATCCCGCAGATAGTTGAGGAACTGCGCAAGAATATTGCGGCGCTGGATAATAAATACTTAGGTAAAATTTATTCCGCTACCGAAATAGACGCCGCGAAAATAAAAGAGCTAGAGACTAAAATTTCAAAGAAATTTAATGCAGATATTACTCTACAACCTGTTAAAAGCGAGCTTGAGGGCATTAAGATCGAAGTCGAGGATCTTGGATTTGAGATTAGTTTTTCAGTTGATAGATTGAAACAAAAAATGAGCGAATATATTTTAAAAGCAATTTAA
- a CDS encoding biotin--[acetyl-CoA-carboxylase] ligase, which yields MQVEFVEQMPSTQEFLVNAVREGRVTPPFAIAANRQSAGIGSRGNDWEGASGNLAFSFCVAQSDMPADVPPQSASIYFAMIMQELLASLGSQLWLKWPNDFYLGERKIGGTMTNKIKNTLVCGIGMNLLGAPEYAGILDIKISAKDAIEGFFALYENKISWKQIFRNFSLQFQKSQKFSVHLGGEKISLARAKLCEDGSIIINEERVYALR from the coding sequence TTGCAAGTAGAATTTGTAGAGCAAATGCCCTCCACGCAGGAGTTTTTGGTGAACGCCGTGCGCGAAGGCAGGGTAACGCCGCCTTTTGCGATCGCCGCAAATCGCCAAAGTGCCGGTATCGGCTCGCGCGGCAATGATTGGGAGGGTGCGAGCGGCAATCTCGCATTTTCGTTCTGTGTCGCGCAGAGCGATATGCCCGCAGATGTGCCGCCTCAGTCGGCGAGCATATATTTTGCGATGATTATGCAGGAGCTTCTCGCATCCCTCGGTTCTCAGCTTTGGCTGAAATGGCCCAACGATTTTTATCTGGGCGAGCGTAAAATCGGCGGAACGATGACGAATAAGATCAAAAATACCCTCGTCTGCGGCATCGGTATGAACCTGCTCGGTGCGCCCGAATATGCGGGAATTTTAGATATAAAAATCAGCGCAAAAGACGCTATAGAGGGCTTTTTTGCGCTATATGAAAATAAAATCTCGTGGAAGCAAATTTTTAGAAATTTTTCGTTACAATTCCAAAAATCGCAAAAATTTAGCGTTCATCTAGGCGGCGAAAAAATTTCGCTTGCACGGGCGAAGCTGTGCGAGGACGGATCGATCATAATAAATGAAGAAAGGGTTTATGCTTTAAGATGA